Proteins from one Homalodisca vitripennis isolate AUS2020 chromosome 3, UT_GWSS_2.1, whole genome shotgun sequence genomic window:
- the LOC124357383 gene encoding serine/threonine-protein kinase PAK mbt: MFTKKKKKPQISHPTNFEHRVHTGFDKREGKFVGLPLQWASIVGNNQILKSTNRPLPLVDPSEITPTEILDLKTIVRGDARFRNELNGIPKTSHVARSNSLRSSSPPRLRRDYRPNANIPPAVPEGEVLNMPQYPSVNRPPYVKPGGGVEWAGQPPPNDPNSRTPEDFRAPSYHPNHHVPNGTPSPQMTGSGTASVEGYTVGGYRPPQNTSLAPRPQGSSPTQTPQHNINKVTPELPQNSRLADQNQNVSKLQTNGSQQIPAMSKQHHEQQRITHEQFRAALQMVVSPGDPRENLENFMKIGEGSTGTVCIATDRLTGRKVAVKKMDLRKQQRRELLFNEVVIMRDYHHPNIVEMYESFLVGDELWVVMEFLEGGALTDIVTHARMDEEQIATVCKQCLKALSYLHSQGVIHRDIKSDSILLAADGRVKLSDFGFCAQVSQELPKRKSLVGTPYWMSPEVISRLPYGPEVDIWSLGIMVIEMVDGEPPFFNEPPLQAMRRIRDMPPPKLKNTHKVSPRLQGFLERLLVRDPGQRATAAELLLHPFLRQAGPPALLVPLMRGSRHSNC; the protein is encoded by the exons atgtttacaaagaaaaagaagaaaccCCAGATATCACATCCAACAAATTTTGAGCATAGAGTTCACACAGGATTCGACAAGAGAGAAGGAAAGTTTGTTGGATTGCCGCTCCAATGGGCTAGCATTGTTGGAAATAATCAGATATTGAAGAGCACCAACCGCCCTCTTCCTCTTGTTGACCCATCAGAAATTACACCTACAGAAATATTGGATCTTAAG ACCATTGTGAGAGGAGATGCCAGATTTCGCAATGAGTTGAATGGCATTCCCAAGACATCACATGTAGCACGCTCTAATTCGCTCAGATCCTCCTCCCCCCCTAGACTTCGCAGAGACTATCGCCCCAATGCCAACATCCCACCCGCAGTGCCAGAAGGAGAAGTACTCAACATGCCTCAGTATCCTTCTGTCAACCGACCTCCATAt GTGAAGCCAGGTGGTGGAGTGGAGTGGGCAGGGCAGCCGCCTCCTAACGACCCTAACTCCAGGACACCTGAAGACTTCAGGGCACCTTCCTATCACCCCAACCATCATGTGCCTAATGGAACCCCTTCTCCACAG ATGACAGGCTCAGGTACAGCAAGTGTGGAGGGGTACACAGTTGGAGGCTACAGACCTCCACAGAACACTAGCCTTGCCCCCAGACCTCAAGGTTCATCTCCTACGCAAACACcacaacataatattaataaa GTTACTCCAGAATTGCCACAGAACAGTCGACTAGCTGACCAAAACCAAAATGTGAGCAAGCTACAAACAAATGGAAGCCAGCAGATACCAGCAATGAGCAAGCAACATCACGAACAGCAACGCATCACCCACGAACAA TTTCGAGCAGCTCTACAGATGGTCGTTAGCCCCGGAGATCCCCGTGAAAACCTAGAGAACTTCATGAAGATCGGAGAGGGATCTACAGGCACCGTGTGTATAGCCACTGACAGACTCACTGGTCGAAAAGTTGCAGTCAAGAAAATGGACTTAAGAAAACAGCAAAGGAGAGAGTTGTTGTTTAATGAG gtTGTTATCATGAGAGATTATCACCATCCCAACATTGTGGAGATGTACGAGAGTTTCCTAGTGGGAGACGAACTGTGGGTAGTTATGGAATTTCTAGAAGGAGGAGCTCTCACAGACATTGTTACTCATGCTAGAATGGATGAGGAGCAGATCGCTACAGTCTGCAAACAGTGTCTCAAG GCTCTCTCGTACCTGCATTCACAAGGAGTGATCCACAGGGATATCAAGAGTGACTCAATTCTATTAGCAGCAGATGGAAGG GTGAAGTTATCTGATTTTGGGTTTTGTGCCCAAGTGTCTCAAGAACTTCCCAAGAGAAAATCATTAGTAGGAACTCCATATTGGATGTCCCCAGAAGTGATTTCCAGACTACCATATGGTCCAGAAGTTGATATCTGGTCGTTag gTATAATGGTTATTGAGATGGTTGATGGTGAGCCTCCTTTCTTCAATGAACCTCCCCTGCAAGCCATGCGCCGTATTAGAGATATGCCTCcaccaaagttaaaaaatacacacaAG GTGTCTCCAAGGCTGCAAGGCTTTCTAGAGAGGCTGTTAGTTAGGGACCcgggacagcgagcaactgctgCTGAGCTGCTGTTGCATCCGTTCCTGCGGCAAGCTGGCCCACCCGCTTTACTGGTACCCCTCATGCGGGGCTCACGACACAGCAATTGCTAG